In Candidatus Roseilinea sp., one DNA window encodes the following:
- a CDS encoding ABC transporter substrate-binding protein, translating to MSKPINRFISLIGCAVAMSLIATACAQPTPAVQPPTPAQPAEPTQPAPTEAPAQPAPTEAPTPTQPAAESVLVVGLPKADTRTLDPHRQYEITPPQIMRATYETLVTLPDKGTTIDRVEPLLAESFEISDDALVYTFKLRSDVKFASGNPMTAEDVVFSFKRLGALQDNPSWLFNDHVASIEATDASTVKITLKEPNAAFLSMLVSPNFAVVDSKVVKEQGGTDAENAKEADKATDWLDGNSAGTGPYVLKEWKRGEQVVIERNPNYWRGTVPFDRIIFREIPDDAARQQALERGDVDIAIGLDVDAVKRLEGNTDFQIIVGNTLDMTYLALTTNAELSKGLADERVRQAIKLAIDYDGIINGLLGGTALHIPTIIPLGLLGTDPALAPQRDVEKAKALLKEAGYESGLEITMVYPGEYKLSNVILADTLAAKLQEDLAEVGITLNVEPRDPASHRADYRGGKLMATIADWTPDFLDPHGWASAFAVEGAAAAKRVYYANKEAEKLALDAAKTTDPAKRAEAYRKVQELILDDAVFIGLIQPKVQIVASAKLKDVIYNPVYFLDYYFMSR from the coding sequence ATGTCGAAACCGATCAATCGCTTCATCTCACTCATCGGATGCGCGGTTGCGATGAGCCTCATCGCAACTGCGTGCGCTCAGCCCACTCCGGCGGTTCAACCGCCGACGCCGGCCCAGCCTGCGGAACCCACCCAGCCGGCGCCCACCGAGGCACCTGCGCAGCCGGCGCCGACCGAGGCGCCAACGCCAACTCAGCCGGCTGCGGAGAGTGTCTTGGTGGTCGGCCTGCCCAAGGCCGATACGCGCACGCTCGACCCGCACCGGCAGTATGAGATCACGCCGCCGCAGATCATGCGCGCGACCTATGAGACACTCGTCACGCTGCCGGACAAGGGCACGACGATTGACCGCGTCGAGCCGCTGCTGGCCGAGTCATTCGAGATCTCCGACGACGCGCTGGTCTATACCTTCAAGTTGCGCAGCGACGTGAAGTTCGCCAGCGGCAACCCGATGACCGCCGAAGATGTGGTGTTCTCGTTCAAGCGCCTGGGCGCGTTGCAGGACAACCCATCATGGCTGTTTAACGATCACGTCGCATCCATTGAGGCGACCGACGCTTCCACGGTGAAGATCACGCTGAAAGAGCCGAACGCTGCCTTCTTGTCCATGTTGGTCTCGCCGAACTTCGCCGTGGTGGATTCCAAGGTGGTGAAAGAGCAAGGCGGCACGGACGCCGAGAACGCTAAGGAAGCCGACAAAGCCACCGACTGGCTCGACGGCAACTCGGCCGGCACCGGACCTTACGTGCTCAAGGAATGGAAGCGCGGCGAGCAAGTGGTGATCGAGCGCAATCCCAATTATTGGCGCGGCACGGTTCCCTTTGATCGCATCATCTTCCGCGAGATCCCAGACGACGCGGCGCGCCAGCAAGCGCTCGAACGCGGCGACGTGGACATCGCCATCGGCTTGGACGTGGATGCCGTGAAGCGGCTGGAGGGCAACACCGATTTCCAAATCATCGTCGGCAACACGCTGGACATGACCTACCTGGCGCTGACGACGAACGCCGAGCTATCCAAAGGGCTGGCCGATGAGCGCGTGCGCCAGGCGATCAAGCTCGCCATTGACTACGACGGCATCATCAACGGCCTGCTCGGGGGCACGGCGCTGCATATCCCCACCATCATCCCGCTCGGTCTGCTCGGCACAGATCCGGCCCTGGCGCCTCAGCGCGATGTGGAGAAGGCCAAGGCGCTGCTGAAGGAAGCCGGCTATGAAAGCGGTCTGGAGATCACGATGGTGTATCCGGGCGAGTACAAGCTGAGCAACGTCATCCTGGCCGACACGCTCGCCGCCAAGCTTCAGGAAGACCTGGCCGAGGTCGGCATCACGCTCAACGTCGAGCCGCGCGATCCGGCCTCGCACCGCGCCGACTATCGCGGCGGCAAGCTGATGGCGACCATCGCCGACTGGACGCCGGACTTTCTCGACCCGCACGGGTGGGCGTCCGCCTTCGCCGTGGAGGGCGCGGCGGCAGCCAAGCGCGTGTACTACGCCAACAAAGAGGCCGAAAAGCTCGCCCTCGATGCTGCTAAGACTACCGATCCGGCGAAGCGCGCCGAGGCGTATCGCAAGGTGCAGGAGCTGATCCTCGACGACGCCGTGTTCATCGGCCTGATCCAGCCCAAGGTCCAGATCGTCGCTTCGGCCAAGCTGAAGGACGTGATCTACAACCCGGTGTACTTCCTCGACTACTACTTCATGTCGCGGTAA
- a CDS encoding peptide ABC transporter permease translates to MPLLAYLARRVLVTIPLLFLVTLLGFIITYLIPADPLAMVLSERAMANPQIVQAYRERWGLDKPPHERYLIYVGNLIRGDLGESIVTQQSVSADIARYFPATVELAVAATLIAVVLGVPLGVIAAAQREKLVDHAARVISLIGVCVPVFWLGLLALSLFYYRLQWMPGPGRVNPRLEPPPVVTGLLTVDSLLAGRGDVFASALHHLMLPSLVLGAYSMSLITRIVRSAMIEVLQQDYIRTARSKGLIERAVVVRHALRNAALPAVTAIGLAFGNLMAGAVMTETVFAWPGIGRYAVESAIKLDFAPIMGVTLLVAVIYIAVNFVVDVSYALLNPRVRLS, encoded by the coding sequence ATGCCGCTGCTCGCCTATCTTGCCCGCCGCGTGTTGGTCACCATCCCGCTGCTCTTTCTGGTGACCCTGCTCGGCTTCATCATCACCTATCTCATCCCCGCCGATCCGTTGGCGATGGTGCTCTCCGAGCGCGCGATGGCGAACCCGCAGATCGTGCAAGCCTATCGCGAGCGCTGGGGGCTGGATAAGCCGCCGCACGAGCGCTATCTGATCTACGTCGGCAACCTGATCCGGGGGGACCTAGGCGAGTCCATCGTCACGCAGCAATCCGTCTCGGCTGACATCGCGCGCTACTTTCCGGCGACTGTGGAGCTGGCCGTGGCCGCGACGTTGATCGCGGTTGTGCTGGGCGTGCCGCTGGGCGTGATTGCCGCAGCGCAGCGCGAGAAACTCGTAGATCACGCCGCGCGGGTCATTTCGCTGATCGGCGTGTGCGTGCCGGTGTTCTGGCTGGGGCTGCTGGCTTTATCGTTGTTCTACTACCGGCTGCAATGGATGCCCGGGCCGGGGCGGGTTAACCCGCGCCTGGAGCCGCCGCCGGTCGTCACCGGCCTGCTCACGGTGGATAGCCTGCTGGCCGGACGCGGCGACGTGTTCGCCAGCGCGCTGCATCATCTCATGTTGCCGTCGCTGGTGCTCGGCGCGTATAGCATGAGCCTGATCACGCGCATCGTGCGCTCGGCGATGATCGAAGTGCTCCAGCAGGATTACATCCGCACCGCCCGCTCCAAAGGGTTGATCGAGCGCGCCGTGGTCGTGCGTCATGCGCTGCGCAACGCGGCCTTGCCTGCCGTCACCGCCATCGGCTTAGCCTTCGGCAACCTGATGGCCGGCGCGGTGATGACCGAGACCGTATTCGCCTGGCCCGGCATCGGGCGTTACGCAGTTGAATCGGCCATCAAGCTCGACTTTGCGCCGATCATGGGCGTGACGCTACTGGTGGCGGTGATCTACATCGCGGTCAACTTCGTTGTGGATGTCTCGTACGCGCTGCTCAATCCGCGCGTCCGGCTATCGTGA
- the dppC gene encoding cytochrome c550: MAIASAYPATPIQPDARAAAFKRGLRRLVRNRSALIGAVVVCFWLLVALLAPLIAPYSPTAQRVTNRLKPPSAQHLFGTDELGRDVFSRVLYGARVSLPVALAVVAMTGSVGMLLGAVAGYLGGLPDEIIMRLADAVLAFPSLILAIAITAALGPGLQNAALAIALVLWPEYARLIRSQVIALREMEFVSAATALGASRRRTLFRHILPNALPLMLVKASLDMGNAILLAASLSFVGLGAVPPTPEWGAMIAAGRHKFFEWWLAAFPGLAIFTTVVGFNFLGDGLRDLLDPRMNRRG, translated from the coding sequence ATGGCCATCGCTTCCGCCTATCCCGCCACTCCCATACAGCCTGATGCGCGCGCCGCGGCGTTCAAGCGCGGCCTGCGCCGACTGGTTCGCAATCGCTCGGCGCTGATCGGTGCGGTAGTAGTCTGCTTCTGGTTGCTGGTTGCGCTGCTCGCGCCGTTGATCGCGCCCTATTCGCCGACGGCGCAGCGCGTGACCAATCGCCTGAAACCGCCGAGCGCGCAGCACCTTTTCGGCACCGACGAGTTAGGGCGAGACGTCTTCAGCCGCGTGCTATACGGCGCGCGGGTATCGCTGCCGGTCGCGCTGGCCGTCGTGGCGATGACCGGCTCGGTGGGTATGCTGCTCGGCGCGGTGGCCGGCTACCTCGGCGGCCTGCCGGATGAGATCATCATGCGCCTGGCCGATGCCGTGTTGGCTTTCCCCTCGCTCATCCTTGCGATTGCGATCACGGCGGCGCTGGGGCCGGGCTTGCAGAACGCGGCGCTGGCCATCGCGCTGGTGCTTTGGCCGGAATACGCGCGGCTCATCCGCAGCCAAGTGATTGCCTTGCGCGAAATGGAGTTCGTGAGCGCGGCCACCGCCCTCGGCGCATCGCGCCGCCGCACGCTCTTCCGGCATATCCTGCCCAACGCGCTGCCCTTGATGTTGGTCAAGGCGAGCCTGGACATGGGCAATGCGATTTTGCTGGCGGCTTCGCTGTCCTTCGTGGGGCTGGGCGCGGTGCCGCCCACGCCGGAATGGGGCGCGATGATCGCTGCTGGTCGCCACAAGTTCTTCGAGTGGTGGCTGGCCGCCTTCCCAGGTTTGGCGATCTTCACCACCGTGGTCGGCTTTAACTTCCTCGGCGACGGCCTGCGTGATTTGCTCGACCCACGCATGAACCGGCGTGGATAG